The genomic stretch tctaacgtacgactacccctttcgtcatcagattcagcctaacgtacggctcattctgcaactcagatacgatctagcgtatggtccattctgatcctttatccccaacagcatatgacacactccgactccccagcgaagtcggcagcctaatggatgactcattatacggtctaacgtacgatccagtgtggcacccatgtcttcaaattggcctaatatacggcgcgatctgaagctttcgtcatcaaacctcccggatggcatctttaagcccatctccatcaagaccaactgtcgattctcaagtgcaaatttttggggcattctagtgttcaataatcttccacctccagaccacgaatggcatacacgccatcctaactctctcggttcaagaatattgaacaggggcagctgtcataccccaaaaattacccatcatttttcctaaaaaaaaaaaaaaaaaaaaaaaaaaaaaaaaaacgaaaaaaaaaacgaaaaaaaaaaaaaaaaaagaaaaaacaaaatttaattaattaattaattaattaattaattaattaattaaataataaaaataaataaataaataaaatataacaaattattttggacttgggtctcccttattccaagcccattacccacgaaattagtctataaatactgaagtttcagtaggggagtgagacttggagtttacactgggagatttactggagaaagaaggaagagaagcaaaacactctgaggtttccttggaacaaaaccttgaggaaaaagaaagagagagaacagagaaggacggatagaaactttggcataggaaccctgcctacccggagaattcagagtaaagaaaccctgaaggcagcccatctgcaccgaagccatcgtcgtccaattcccgctgcctaacttattccgatactacaagtggtcaatcccttcaaccttgaattggcaaacaggtttgcgtatctctattgtttatactttcaattggccatatctacatatataatgcatcatgattaaatgttgatatataatttgctttcgtatgggaatttaaatatgcctgaataccctgaatgtttgatcatgttattcctgtgataaaatgccataaaattcaaagttcctaacatggggctgttttcaaaattcaaaatccgtggccttcgctaggcgaggcagaggcgaacgagacagtacctgattcttctagtctgtttttttttatgtttttatcatagccatgcattattcatcctatcctatttattgttgtgatatttctccggtgtaatcttcgattgcaccctgatttggtgttctgacatgtttctttttttgagtttcgtaaaggttcacatatcccaggaaaaggttattggctaggtattccactttatttgtgggatacccttgtggagtttcaccctaaattaattttttaatgtattaatttctaatgtattaattttttaatatattatttttaataattttaatgtggaatttcatcctaattatataattaattgtaaaactttgcctttgaataagtgatcttggacctctctttgttgccttacgattacgatattacggtcatgtcccgcgaacgtggggatacccttagcaaagacccttcggttaaatcatcataaaataaattatagtccctcggacgttgccttcgaatatacaactttgtccctcgatgaccctccgatgttgcctacggttaaaagatgatagtcccttcgaatgctaaggtatcctcgtaactgttgccttcaatgaccaatcgatgaccctacgatgacccttttacatccaaaggataaaactacttatttctcaataataaggacagttttaccctcataaggataggaaatactcataaagaccttgggtctgtataactcttaattgctggctcacaacctaaaacattttttcacacctcacacctttcaaaataccttcagaaaatcaccacttggtatacattcatactagaatcattaccgagttatatttttctaaataattttcaaaactaaacgagataatcactttgtatacattcatacaagaatcattacaaagttaaattctcttttcaaaacaatttttctaaacaattcacaaacactttttttcagacaaaaataatataagtgatcgagcaattaagagcccatggataaccatggatacaaagggtgctaacaccttccctttgtataatgtacctcccgaacccaaaatctaaattaaggtctttcctgttcttttccacctttccttattggataaaagaaaagtcggtggcgactcttgctaaccgcgacattgcgataaaaaacacaaaaagtccagttcaccgtatgacaagGACGTTCATTCAATTGTATGTTGTTGTCGTTCGGATTCCCATGTGATTACTCCTTCAGCTTTTGGATCTCTTCTAGCTTCTGATTCAACTCGTACTGGTTCTGGAGAAGGGTGACTTCTAGCTATTTATTGCGGCTTCTTTCATCCTTCAACTCCTTCTTACAAGCTTCTAGCAGGCTTTGAAGTTTCTTCATTTGCTCCATGTGTTCTAATTCTGCTTTACCAGCTCGGTATTGGGCTTCAGCTAACTGCTTCTTTTTGGTCGTCAGACAGGCATAAGTCCCTTTGAGGGTGTCACCCACTTTGAGTCTTTTGAAAACCTCGGTTTGTACCTCATCATCAGCTTGGCGAACTCGGTccctcttctgattcagattgAATTTCAAGGTCTCTTTCTCCAATGAGATTTTAGCAAGCTTGGATTTGAGATCGGCATTCTCTTTCTCTAGGGTCTTGATAACCTTCTTCAATTCATCCATATCAGGATTTGGTTGGTTCTCTAGCTCGGAAGATTGGAGGTTCATGGATGGTTCAAGCGGAAACGGCAATAAGACCTCACTAACTCTGCTCTTGACCCAACTGGTGTAAGCTTCCTTGGTGATACAATTCTTCTTACCCATCTCTCCTCTTCCTTGAGGACAAATCCACCCCCAAGCTTTGACAATCTTCTTGATCAACTCTGGCTCTTCAACTCCTTCGTACAAAACAAAACCTTCTACACTTTCGAGATCAGGTTTGTCCACCATAGGATATCCAAGTTATCGCAATGCTAACctcgggttgtagttgattcctccttttgtaccaagaagaggcacattaggaaaaTCCCCACAATTGAGGATGAGCTTGACGCCATCATACACTCGAGAATACCAAGGGATGTCTTCGGCTTTTAAGGACATGATCCTCTGGGACCACTTCAGATTATCTTTATTCTCAACGAAAGGACCTTCACTGGGTAGATGCGAAATAAACCATCTATACAGTAAAGGGGTGCAATAGACGATAGTCCCTTTCTTCTTCTGGGTCCTTACGTGAATGGAATAGTAAGTATCAGCAAGAAGAGTAGGAATCGGGTTCTGAGTCAAGAAGATGTGAATAGCAGCCAAGTCTATGAACTCTTCCATATTCGGAAACAACATATTCCCATAGATGAGTAAAGCTAGATGGGCGTTGAAGGTCGTCCATCTTCCAGCTTCAGCGAAAGTGATAGCTTTGTCTACGAGAAGCTTAGAGGTGAAACCATGGATTCCACCCTTTGGTATCAGGTTCAATTACATCTCCTTCTTTCCCATATGCAGAGCTTCAGCAGATTCTCGATATTCAGGAAGTTCCTTAGTGCGGATGTAGGCACCTGGTTCTTTATCCTGATACCCAAAATATGAGAATACTCTTCCAGTGTCGGCGCTAGCTGATAGTCTTGGAAAGTAAAGAACCTTAGTGGTGGATCGTAGAACTGTACCAAGGTGTGAACAGCGGTGACGTTTACCTCGGTATTCAGAACTCCCAGTAGGTTACCATACTTTTCCTTGAAGGCGTCTTTGTGAGTCAGGTCTAAACGTGCCCCAAGTCCTCTCAACACAGCCAATGGAGGTTCCACAAACTTGTAATTATGGATGCTCTTCCTCTCGGGATTCATGTTTCACTTCAATTGCTTGGTGAATAGACTGGACTCTTGGATTCCTGGAAAACATGCATATGCAAAAATTTGGTCATGATGAATGATAATGCAATGATGATATGATAATAAGTCACACGGGGTCGGAACCCTGGCAAGTTCTGGACAATCTGTAAGTGCCACATGTTGCAAGTTCAAAAGTTCGACATACATGAGTATCAGGGTAGgtagagtctatggtttcctgcaatgaaaacccatatccccctcacaggtgtGGACTATGCTCCAAGGTGGTCCCTAGAAAGTCTCCCAGAGTCATTGACTCGAAATGAAAATACCCTGCCATAGTAAATActcacaggacaaaagtacttccaagtgaatctagtctgggtgtggttctcgtGACCCCCAACGTGCGAAATGTAGGAgtacacgactatccacgagcctaacctatgtgtatactaagctcgggtatagagctttCATCTCATGTAATCTAACCCATCCCAACAATAGTGTAACAGATATATCCATAAAATAAATGCGATAAATAGTAAAAGCGAGTAAAGCTATAAGGTAAACATCTAAACTAGCGAGGAAATAacctaaactaggctcgactccttttagcgactagcAAATACTCCCAGTAACGAAgtactccccagcagagtcgccagctgaagctatcggaaatatacccgaacgtattgcacgctcgaacatacaacagagtcgtcCAGGAGTTGGTAATCCGCCGGTTTGTCCGGACCAAGCAGAGGTCTCGAGCATGTGATGTC from Lathyrus oleraceus cultivar Zhongwan6 chromosome 7, CAAS_Psat_ZW6_1.0, whole genome shotgun sequence encodes the following:
- the LOC127104099 gene encoding uncharacterized protein LOC127104099, yielding MNPERKSIHNYKFVEPPLAVLRGLGARLDLTHKDAFKEKYGNLLGVLNTEVNVTAVHTLVQFYDPPLRFFTFQDYQLAPTLEEYSHILGIRIKNQGGIHGFTSKLLVDKAITFAEAGRWTTFNAHLALLIYGNMLFPNMEEFIDLAAIHIFLTQNPIPTLLADTYYSIHVRTQKKKGTIVYCTPLLYRWFISHLPSEGPFVENKDNLKWSQRIMSLKAEDIPWYSRVYDGVKLILNCGDFPNVPLLGVEEPELIKKIVKAWGWICPQGRGEMGKKNCITKEAYTSWVKSRVSEVLLPFPLEPSMNLQSSELENQPNPDMDELKKVIKTLEKENADLKSKLAKISLEKETLKFNLNQKRDRVRQADDEVQTEVFKRLKVGDTLKGTYACLTTKKKQLAEAQYRAGKAELEHMEQMKKLQSLLEACKKELKDERSRNK